A part of bacterium genomic DNA contains:
- the maiA gene encoding maleylacetoacetate isomerase gives MRLYTYHRSSASYRVRIALEWKGLAREDIYVDLSRGEQLAPEFLAENPNGRVPFLIDGDVRLGQALAILEYLEECHPERPLLPKSPAARAHVRELALLIVADTQPLQNTGPFTYLADPLGVTDPDRFRWYRHWVSRGLGVFERMLAASSETGQFCAGDEPSLADVCVVPQVVNWMRNSGGDLADWPTLARIFNACQGLDAFQRAAPERQGDAPDS, from the coding sequence ATGCGGCTCTATACCTACCACCGCTCCTCCGCGAGCTACCGCGTACGCATTGCCCTCGAGTGGAAGGGCCTCGCCCGCGAAGACATCTATGTGGATCTCAGCCGGGGCGAACAATTGGCTCCCGAGTTCCTGGCGGAGAACCCGAATGGCCGAGTCCCTTTTCTGATCGATGGCGATGTTCGGCTCGGTCAGGCCCTTGCGATCCTGGAGTATCTGGAGGAGTGCCATCCGGAACGGCCCTTGCTCCCGAAATCTCCCGCAGCCCGGGCTCACGTGCGTGAATTGGCTCTCTTGATCGTGGCCGACACCCAGCCGCTGCAGAACACCGGTCCGTTCACGTATCTGGCAGACCCTCTTGGCGTGACCGACCCCGACCGCTTCCGCTGGTACCGGCACTGGGTTTCGAGGGGTCTCGGTGTTTTCGAACGCATGCTGGCCGCAAGCTCCGAAACCGGCCAGTTCTGTGCTGGTGACGAGCCCAGCTTGGCGGATGTCTGCGTCGTTCCCCAGGTCGTCAACTGGATGCGAAACAGTGGAGGGGATCTCGCCGATTGGCCGACCCTCGCTCGCATCTTCAATGCCTGCCAGGGCCTCGATGCGTTTCAGCGCGCGGCTCCCGAACGTCAAGGGGATGCACCTGATTCGTAG
- a CDS encoding HAD family hydrolase, translating into MNRFVFLDRDGTLVRDPGYVHCIDDYELLPGVVDGLRQLQAAGWKLAIVTNQSGIGRGFFEEQDFQAFQKHLIDDLAAQGVRIEATFHCPHAPNDGCSCRKPAPGLLERARDELGAALLDSWMIGDSARDGEAAAAAGLGGSIWIGGPEQNRPKRCEAAADFAKAAKRLS; encoded by the coding sequence ATGAATCGTTTCGTCTTTCTCGATCGGGACGGCACACTGGTGCGCGATCCAGGCTACGTCCACTGCATCGACGATTATGAGCTGCTGCCTGGCGTGGTCGACGGGCTTCGGCAGCTGCAAGCGGCGGGATGGAAGCTGGCCATCGTCACGAACCAGAGCGGCATCGGCCGCGGCTTCTTCGAGGAGCAGGATTTTCAAGCCTTCCAGAAGCACTTGATCGATGATCTGGCGGCGCAGGGTGTCCGCATCGAAGCGACTTTTCACTGCCCCCACGCGCCGAACGACGGCTGTTCCTGCCGCAAGCCTGCCCCGGGTCTCCTCGAACGAGCACGCGACGAACTCGGCGCCGCGCTCTTGGACTCGTGGATGATTGGCGACAGTGCCCGCGACGGCGAAGCCGCTGCTGCCGCTGGACTGGGGGGCTCCATCTGGATTGGCGGTCCAGAGCAGAACCGTCCGAAGAGGTGCGAAGCCGCGGCCGACTTCGCGAAGGCCGCGAAGCGACTTTCCTGA
- a CDS encoding DUF3488 domain-containing protein: MSRTEFREHSTSPRPRSAVVMVALATLTLAITEQISPVVLGVTVACIAFTAWQQDRRYAWQENRILLNAGLIACLFVAGNLMRSGLAVVALAHFAVLAQGLQLLDARARRSEFLLVALSVFQVILAANLTDHLAFPPLLILFTMATVWTLTVHTLRAEALEMGEPQAAQRAISGPLLRTTTFASLLSILLAVFLFPMLPRIRSGSLVSTGIGSPMAVAGFSENVELGDLGRIRMDPEVVLRVEPIDGALPSPQDRYWRGLAFDHFDGHRWAITPSERASIKGDTEIGLDLGVRRLGDQIRQRITREKLATGVIFSPGLATVVRGDVGRLQHDAGGSLYGMRTAGDRVDYQVAADVRTPEHMQLGGDAAVPPVEAGERYLQLPKLDPAVAELALELVADATTDADRAAALERHLRSQGRYTNDVPSHGNGIRSPVESFLLERTEGHCEYFASSMVVLARSAGLPARLVNGFAGGVGNPIGGFLEVTQSDAHTWVEIHYQQAGWVRYDPTPAGLRMAGAAALRGERWLASLSSAAELWWFRIVDFDRNSQGRVLRKAWLAWHRWRDTGRASAALPEATPSSGLPRLPLGFWLAVGAGLLAIVGVFRIRHRSVPELPAFYARALSLLARKGFKRSPATTARGFLLHVEDAAPASAGPAFARITEAYLHQRFAGIPAGDRSHDLQELRDSLRS, encoded by the coding sequence GTGAGCCGCACCGAATTCCGCGAACATTCGACTTCCCCCCGGCCGCGGTCGGCCGTGGTGATGGTCGCGCTTGCGACGCTCACCCTCGCGATCACCGAGCAGATCTCGCCCGTGGTGCTGGGCGTGACGGTGGCATGCATTGCGTTCACGGCCTGGCAACAAGATCGTCGCTATGCGTGGCAAGAGAATCGCATCCTCTTGAACGCAGGATTGATCGCGTGTCTCTTCGTGGCTGGAAACCTGATGCGAAGCGGGCTCGCGGTCGTTGCGCTCGCCCATTTTGCGGTGCTTGCCCAGGGGCTCCAGCTCCTCGATGCCCGCGCCAGGCGATCCGAGTTCCTGCTCGTGGCCCTGTCCGTGTTCCAGGTCATCCTTGCGGCGAACCTCACCGATCATCTTGCTTTCCCCCCGTTGCTGATCCTCTTCACGATGGCGACGGTCTGGACCCTCACGGTGCACACCTTGCGGGCCGAGGCGCTCGAAATGGGAGAGCCCCAGGCCGCCCAGCGTGCGATCTCCGGCCCTCTCCTGCGCACGACCACCTTTGCCAGCCTGCTCTCGATTCTCCTCGCCGTGTTCCTCTTCCCGATGCTGCCCCGCATTCGTTCGGGATCGCTGGTCTCGACAGGGATCGGCTCTCCGATGGCGGTCGCGGGCTTCTCGGAGAACGTGGAGCTGGGCGATCTGGGACGAATCCGGATGGATCCGGAAGTCGTGCTGCGGGTCGAGCCGATCGACGGGGCTCTTCCCTCGCCTCAGGATCGCTATTGGCGAGGCCTGGCGTTCGATCACTTCGATGGACACCGTTGGGCGATCACGCCCTCCGAGCGAGCCTCGATCAAGGGAGACACCGAGATCGGGCTGGATCTCGGGGTTCGCCGGCTCGGCGATCAGATCCGCCAACGCATCACGCGAGAGAAGCTCGCAACGGGCGTGATCTTCTCACCCGGATTGGCCACGGTCGTTCGCGGGGATGTGGGCCGCCTGCAACACGACGCCGGTGGCTCGCTGTACGGAATGCGTACCGCGGGGGATCGCGTCGACTACCAGGTAGCCGCCGATGTCCGAACGCCGGAGCATATGCAGCTGGGGGGTGACGCCGCCGTGCCCCCGGTCGAAGCGGGCGAGCGTTACCTGCAGCTCCCAAAGCTCGACCCCGCGGTGGCCGAGCTCGCGTTGGAGCTGGTTGCGGATGCGACGACCGATGCGGACCGCGCGGCCGCGCTCGAACGCCACCTTCGGAGCCAGGGCCGGTACACGAACGACGTCCCCAGCCACGGAAACGGTATCCGTTCGCCCGTCGAGTCTTTTCTTCTGGAACGAACGGAAGGCCACTGCGAGTACTTCGCAAGCTCGATGGTCGTACTCGCCCGCAGTGCGGGGCTGCCCGCACGTCTCGTGAATGGTTTTGCGGGGGGCGTCGGCAATCCAATTGGCGGCTTCCTCGAAGTGACTCAATCCGATGCCCATACCTGGGTCGAGATCCACTACCAGCAAGCCGGCTGGGTCCGCTATGACCCGACGCCCGCCGGGCTTCGAATGGCAGGTGCGGCCGCGCTACGCGGCGAACGCTGGCTGGCGAGCCTGAGTAGTGCGGCCGAATTGTGGTGGTTCCGGATCGTCGATTTCGATCGGAACAGCCAGGGCCGCGTGCTCCGCAAGGCCTGGCTGGCGTGGCACCGCTGGCGCGACACGGGTCGCGCCAGCGCCGCCTTGCCGGAGGCCACCCCATCCTCCGGCTTGCCGCGCCTGCCCCTCGGGTTCTGGCTCGCCGTCGGCGCTGGGCTTCTGGCGATCGTGGGCGTCTTCCGCATTCGTCACCGAAGCGTTCCCGAACTGCCTGCATTCTACGCCCGCGCGCTCAGCCTGCTCGCGCGCAAGGGCTTCAAGCGAAGCCCGGCCACCACAGCGCGGGGTTTCCTGCTCCACGTCGAAGACGCAGCGCCCGCCTCCGCGGGGCCTGCATTCGCTCGCATCACAGAGGCGTACCTGCATCAGCGTTTCGCCGGGATCCCTGCGGGCGATCGGTCACACGATCTCCAGGAGCTGCGTGATAGCCTCCGTTCATGA
- a CDS encoding DUF58 domain-containing protein, whose product MDPAGDPRAGAGSAVKKGRASLGWRLRRSLRPPRSLKPTRAGWSFFALTLGVGFASLNTGNNLLYMVLSVMLGFLVLSGVFSEAALRHLSVRRKLPREIFAGTPATIAYEVRNKKRRVPSYAIVVEDLAGFDLFQTSPATRAFFFFIPGEAAISRITRWIPERRGEMSFAGFRVWTRFPFGLFVKAAVFEGPQTVLVYPEPAPQGQLAEGNVNSEARGERSSSRAGDSPEAAGVRSYAPGDSFRRVHWPHSLKASSLLVRDREQEDRPELVVTLATAGATPGPAFEAEVSRATGQILRHMAEGWRVGLRTDDHFLLPRDGEQARREMLRLLAQVQPGCAESAGHAA is encoded by the coding sequence GTGGATCCTGCAGGAGATCCTCGAGCGGGTGCCGGTTCCGCTGTGAAGAAAGGCCGAGCGAGCCTCGGTTGGCGCCTGCGCCGCAGCCTTCGCCCGCCCCGATCGCTCAAGCCCACCCGCGCGGGCTGGAGCTTCTTCGCGCTGACGCTGGGTGTCGGCTTTGCCTCGCTCAACACCGGCAACAACCTGCTCTACATGGTCCTCTCGGTCATGCTCGGTTTCCTCGTGCTTTCCGGCGTGTTCTCTGAGGCCGCATTGCGCCATCTCAGCGTGCGCCGAAAGCTGCCGCGGGAAATCTTCGCCGGCACCCCGGCCACCATCGCATACGAGGTACGCAACAAGAAACGCCGCGTGCCGAGCTACGCAATCGTCGTCGAGGATCTCGCCGGCTTCGATCTCTTCCAGACGTCGCCCGCCACGCGCGCGTTCTTCTTCTTCATTCCTGGGGAAGCCGCCATCTCACGTATCACCCGCTGGATCCCCGAGCGCCGAGGAGAGATGAGCTTCGCGGGTTTCCGCGTCTGGACACGGTTCCCCTTCGGTTTGTTCGTGAAGGCCGCCGTCTTCGAGGGTCCGCAGACGGTGCTCGTCTATCCGGAACCCGCCCCGCAAGGACAGCTCGCGGAAGGCAATGTCAACAGCGAGGCTCGCGGCGAACGCAGTTCGAGCCGAGCCGGTGACAGCCCGGAGGCGGCGGGCGTGCGCAGCTATGCCCCCGGCGACAGCTTCCGACGTGTCCACTGGCCCCATAGCCTCAAGGCATCCAGCCTCCTGGTACGCGATCGCGAACAGGAAGACAGGCCCGAACTCGTGGTAACCCTCGCAACCGCAGGGGCAACGCCCGGCCCCGCCTTCGAAGCCGAAGTCAGCCGGGCGACCGGCCAGATCCTGCGCCACATGGCCGAGGGCTGGCGGGTGGGCCTGCGCACCGACGATCACTTCCTGCTCCCGCGCGATGGCGAGCAAGCACGGCGAGAAATGCTGAGGCTGCTTGCCCAGGTTCAACCAGGCTGCGCTGAGAGCGCCGGGCACGCCGCGTGA
- a CDS encoding MoxR family ATPase produces the protein MEATAAAQLAAALHANCERALRGKPHVVERAVETLIAGGHLLLEDVPGVGKTTLAAALARSVAGSFRRIQFTSDLLPSDVIGAALPEIAEGRPTGALVFHPGPLFAHVVLADEINRASPKTQSALLEAMAEGHVTVDGELHPLPQPFFVVATQNPAEHAGTHALPESQLDRFHARISIGYPSPEDEAAVLRDDPAVTALPQLEAVITPAQLLALRACAGRVKFDDALVAYLLAIVAETREHEAVRIGASTRAALALRHAAQAHALVDGRDFAIPEDVKELASDVLAHRLVFDAHAQAGASSEEARWILQEILERVPVPL, from the coding sequence CTGGAAGCCACAGCTGCCGCGCAGTTGGCGGCTGCATTGCACGCGAACTGCGAGCGCGCGCTGCGCGGCAAGCCCCACGTGGTCGAACGCGCGGTGGAGACCCTGATCGCTGGGGGGCACCTGCTCCTCGAGGATGTCCCGGGAGTGGGCAAGACGACGCTTGCCGCGGCTCTGGCCCGGAGCGTCGCCGGGAGTTTCCGGCGCATCCAGTTCACGAGCGATCTCCTCCCGAGCGACGTGATTGGCGCTGCCCTGCCTGAAATCGCGGAAGGCCGCCCCACGGGCGCGCTCGTCTTCCACCCAGGCCCGTTGTTCGCCCATGTCGTCCTCGCGGACGAGATCAATCGGGCCAGCCCCAAGACCCAATCGGCCTTGCTGGAGGCGATGGCCGAGGGGCACGTCACGGTGGACGGCGAGCTCCACCCTCTCCCCCAGCCCTTCTTCGTGGTGGCGACACAGAATCCCGCCGAGCACGCGGGAACGCATGCGTTGCCCGAATCGCAACTCGACCGTTTTCATGCACGCATCTCGATCGGGTATCCGTCACCGGAAGACGAAGCCGCCGTGCTGCGTGACGATCCGGCCGTGACCGCCCTGCCCCAGCTCGAAGCCGTGATCACGCCAGCCCAGCTCTTGGCGCTTCGCGCCTGTGCCGGGCGCGTGAAATTCGATGATGCGCTGGTCGCCTACCTCCTGGCGATCGTTGCCGAGACCCGTGAGCACGAAGCGGTGCGCATTGGCGCATCGACGCGCGCTGCCCTCGCGCTTCGCCACGCGGCCCAGGCGCACGCGCTGGTCGATGGCCGTGATTTCGCCATCCCGGAGGACGTGAAAGAACTCGCGTCGGACGTCCTTGCCCATCGCCTGGTCTTCGATGCCCACGCGCAGGCAGGTGCATCTTCCGAGGAAGCCCGGTGGATCCTGCAGGAGATCCTCGAGCGGGTGCCGGTTCCGCTGTGA
- a CDS encoding methyltransferase, with protein sequence MSSYVSVTVEGGSQDARERALALGVAAGALGAEERNGPPPSLIMFVGAEDGEAVEAALRDALGEELHIGVPVPIAEVAWSEAWKEGLEPIVVSPRLAVTPSFVPFEPSPGQIALVIDPGQAFGTGGHASTRLALDLLDALPQAAIAEQRVLDVGCGTGVLALAALGLGAKQAVALDLDPLATEATWENAARNRLTAGLSVWTGPIEGLGERPFDLVLANMIRAELFPLLEAIRARCSAGGRVILSGLLDEEQALVDEALAGVGLEAVESRRHQDALGDHWLAISCITISG encoded by the coding sequence TTGAGCAGCTACGTGAGCGTTACGGTGGAGGGCGGTAGCCAGGATGCCCGCGAGCGCGCCCTCGCCCTGGGAGTGGCGGCCGGCGCCCTGGGTGCCGAGGAACGCAACGGCCCTCCGCCCTCGCTGATCATGTTCGTGGGCGCGGAGGACGGGGAAGCCGTGGAGGCTGCCCTGCGCGACGCCCTTGGTGAGGAGCTGCACATCGGGGTTCCCGTACCCATCGCGGAAGTGGCCTGGAGTGAAGCCTGGAAGGAGGGGCTCGAGCCCATCGTCGTGAGCCCGCGGCTGGCGGTTACTCCCTCGTTCGTTCCCTTTGAACCCTCGCCGGGCCAGATCGCTCTTGTGATCGATCCGGGCCAGGCTTTCGGCACGGGAGGCCATGCCTCTACCCGGCTCGCCCTCGACCTGCTGGACGCGTTGCCCCAGGCGGCGATCGCAGAGCAGCGGGTGCTCGACGTGGGCTGCGGTACCGGTGTGCTCGCGTTGGCCGCGCTGGGCCTCGGAGCGAAGCAGGCCGTGGCCCTGGATCTCGATCCGTTGGCGACCGAGGCCACCTGGGAAAATGCGGCTCGCAACCGTCTCACGGCTGGATTGAGCGTGTGGACAGGCCCGATCGAGGGGCTGGGAGAGAGGCCCTTCGATCTGGTGTTGGCCAATATGATCCGGGCGGAGCTCTTCCCGCTTTTGGAGGCGATTCGCGCCCGTTGCAGCGCAGGAGGGCGGGTGATCCTCTCGGGCCTTCTCGACGAGGAACAGGCCCTTGTGGACGAGGCATTGGCGGGGGTCGGCCTCGAAGCCGTGGAGAGCCGGCGGCATCAAGATGCGCTCGGTGATCATTGGCTGGCAATTTCTTGCATTACTATATCCGGATAG
- a CDS encoding methylenetetrahydrofolate reductase: MLPHSIELIPRTEASLQADLQRIRECLPGFDTVNIPDLPRFRLRSWEACRTALGRVNRAIPHLRAMDVDLMGAEHAPLSLDLLKQHLVEANLEEVIIVQGDTPDGRAPAGGTTSVQLIRALRETLPGLTIYAALDPYRASPSRECAYAREKREAGADGFFTQPFFDLRYQDVWADLLAGERVYWGVSPVMAASTRRYWERRNLAFLPRDFEPTLAWNRRYAEHAMAWAAECEASLYFMPIRVDLVEILGGLTEGS; this comes from the coding sequence ATGCTGCCGCATTCGATCGAGCTGATCCCCCGCACGGAGGCCTCTCTCCAGGCCGATCTGCAGCGAATTCGCGAGTGTCTCCCCGGCTTCGACACGGTCAACATCCCGGATCTGCCCCGGTTCCGATTGCGAAGCTGGGAGGCCTGCCGGACGGCTCTGGGCCGTGTCAACCGCGCCATCCCGCACCTCCGGGCGATGGATGTCGATTTGATGGGCGCCGAGCACGCGCCGCTCTCGTTGGATCTCCTGAAGCAGCACCTGGTCGAGGCCAATCTCGAAGAGGTCATCATCGTGCAGGGCGACACCCCGGACGGCCGAGCTCCGGCCGGCGGGACCACGAGCGTCCAACTCATCCGAGCCCTGCGCGAGACCTTGCCTGGCCTCACCATCTACGCGGCGCTCGATCCCTACCGCGCGAGCCCCTCACGTGAGTGCGCCTATGCAAGAGAGAAACGCGAGGCCGGTGCAGACGGCTTCTTCACCCAGCCGTTCTTCGATCTGCGATACCAGGACGTCTGGGCAGATCTGCTCGCGGGCGAGCGTGTCTACTGGGGCGTATCTCCAGTCATGGCGGCCTCCACACGACGCTACTGGGAGCGACGCAACCTCGCCTTCCTGCCACGAGATTTCGAGCCCACCCTGGCCTGGAACCGACGTTATGCCGAGCATGCGATGGCCTGGGCTGCCGAATGCGAGGCTTCGCTGTATTTCATGCCCATCCGCGTGGACCTTGTCGAGATCCTGGGCGGGCTCACGGAAGGCAGCTGA
- a CDS encoding NAD-dependent epimerase/dehydratase family protein, with amino-acid sequence MRILVTGARGLVGRLLLPRLEADGHETIGCDLEVDVADGAAIGGLVAEVAPEAIVHLAAISATRNPDDDPAEIFRINYGGVGCVLGAMRAHVPGARLLLVTSGLIYGTGLAEHESFDESAPLRPRGAYGWSKAAGDRLAAYQAAETGLDLVRVRPFNHTGPGRREDFVEAKLAKQLAAIERGMQEPVVEAWNVEGTRDFLDVEDVIDAYALLLSPEMPPGVYNVASGRGLRIREIFERLLAQSTAEAELRVSAEAQDASDRSVGCADRLRATTGWAPKRDLDDTLGRLLESWRGALASS; translated from the coding sequence ATGCGCATCCTCGTCACCGGAGCCCGCGGCCTGGTTGGCCGTCTCCTCCTGCCTCGGCTGGAAGCGGACGGCCACGAGACGATCGGTTGTGATCTCGAAGTGGATGTCGCGGATGGAGCGGCAATTGGCGGGCTCGTGGCGGAGGTCGCGCCAGAAGCGATCGTCCATCTCGCTGCCATTTCGGCAACGCGAAATCCAGATGACGACCCGGCGGAGATCTTTCGGATCAACTACGGCGGCGTGGGTTGCGTGCTCGGGGCGATGCGGGCGCATGTGCCTGGTGCGCGGTTGTTGTTGGTGACGTCAGGCCTGATCTATGGCACGGGCTTGGCCGAGCATGAGTCGTTCGATGAATCGGCGCCGCTTCGGCCGCGCGGCGCCTACGGTTGGAGCAAGGCGGCGGGGGATCGCCTGGCTGCCTACCAGGCCGCGGAAACTGGCCTGGATCTGGTTCGGGTTCGGCCGTTCAACCACACCGGGCCGGGGCGGCGGGAGGATTTCGTGGAGGCAAAGCTGGCCAAGCAGCTCGCAGCCATCGAGCGCGGCATGCAAGAGCCGGTGGTCGAGGCGTGGAACGTCGAAGGCACCCGCGATTTCCTGGATGTCGAGGATGTGATCGACGCCTATGCCTTGCTGCTCTCACCCGAGATGCCGCCGGGGGTGTACAACGTGGCGAGCGGCCGCGGGCTGCGCATTCGCGAGATCTTCGAGCGGTTGCTTGCCCAAAGCACGGCGGAAGCAGAGCTCAGGGTGTCGGCGGAGGCGCAAGATGCTTCGGATCGGAGCGTTGGCTGTGCCGATCGGCTGCGAGCCACCACAGGTTGGGCTCCCAAGCGCGATCTGGACGACACGTTGGGGCGCTTGCTCGAAAGCTGGCGGGGCGCGTTGGCCTCTTCCTAG